TGGGTGATAGATTTTTATATGCATGTGAAGTCCCCTTATCACGAATAGACTTTTAGAATTAGATTTAAATTTGGTTAGTCGCTATGAAATTATTgctaagaaaaaaatgaagcgATAAAATAGAGTAattttatagtaattatattccaaacttaataaatgaaacaaactaTTTTAATAAGTGTAAGAGAATACaagtttcttatttttcataaaacatAACAGAAATAAGGGATGTCAATGCTTCGAATCCCTTGGTTTTAAATGTGTTGAAATCTTGTAAATAGAAGGTTGTTTTGTGGGGTATGGAACTAGAACTTGATGGGATAAGAAGCTTCCATGGCTATTCCACACAGACCTTCGGGCTGCTCCACTCCTCGCTTCATTCTTACGTAGCCTTCCTCTCCCCATCCAACTCCCCATGAGTTCCTCACGATCCAGTAATCTGTTCCGTCTTCTGTTGTTCCGTATCCAATCGCCACCACTCCGTGATTAAGCTCTGTTCCGCAGTATCCATCGAATACTCCCTGCAATTTTGCCGCATTTTAAACATTATTAGCAATGGCTGAAGCAATTCTAGATTTACAGTGAATCGTTGGATTGCTTGAGTGAATTACGAACTTGCCTGCCAGTAAAATTGGAAATCTCTTCCCGCGGCGTCGATGGCGACTGAGACTGGTTGGTTTGCGACGGCTTGCATTAGAGCATCCTCGTTTTCAGGTATGCTTTCATATCCATCAATTTTAACTATCGGTGAGGATATCTGTTAAACCAAACAAATATATGCCTTAGTTTGATAATTTCTTAAAGGATGAACGGTAGTTTAGGTTTGAATTGATTCATGAATTATAAAACTTACTCTGGATGAGCGACACAATCCTCTTGATCCATGGTAGGGATAGCTGTTCTCAGTAGCGATTCCACCGTTTCTCCTTATGAAATCGAAAGCGATTTCCATGAATCCTCCGTTACATCCTTCGTTCCTGTAATTGCAATCGAGCAGCTCTTGCTCTGATAGAGATAATAGCTGGTTGGTTCTGATTTTGTTGATTCCTTCAACTGCAGCCACACTTGAAAACGCCCAACAGCTACCTACAAAtcgattttaaaatcattcattATTTGTAAGCATTACGATTTCATAATCTTGTTGAGACAACACTCAAAACTTTTGAATGTTGTTTTAGTTatcgaactttttttttttccctcgaGCAATATACAAAGCCAGAATTAGAAATTATACCACATCTGCCTTGCTCTTTGATGCCATTGACAGCTCCTCTTTCCCTCCAATCAATGTAAGATGGAAGATCTGTAGCCTCCTCGTACATGAATCCACTGGTCCCTTCTCTTCTCCTGCCATGTAACTTTCTGTAGTGACTAATGTTGGAGCGAGCATAGAAGTTCACAAACTCGTAATTCGACATATCTGCGAACTTGTTCAACTTCAGCTTGTATGGTTTGTTCATTTGGTTTACTGTGAACACATGGTTCACGTTCTCCTTAAACACTTTGAAACGTTTATGCTTCTCCTTTAGGTCCCTTGAGATTGTGTGATGGTTACCCCATCTCTCATATAGCTTCCACAGACTTTCTTCTGTTGCCAACTCCTTCTCATCGAATTCAAAGCTTTCAGCAAATCCTGAAATTAGAACAATCAAAAGAAGAGGAAGCAAAAGAAATTTGATAATGGCCATAATGATTTGGTAAAACTAGCTCAATGGGGTATGAGTAGTATGATGGATAAGCAAGATGTTGCTTGAGTTGATATCGCAATGCATGTCTTAGCAGCTTATATAGACATTGTGTTGGTGAAAGAAATGGAACTGGAGCAATTTGCACCCAACCAAACCAACTTGATCACTTTTTCTGTTAGTAATAATATGATGATACAGTTTTCTTGATTGTAGCGCTAGAATTTGATAAGCATTTATCCCATTTAATTGTTATGTATAAGGAGCTGAGTGTTgaatgtttattattattatgttaaaTCACCATACCTGATGTAGTACGAAATGTTAGGTATAAGTAGTCTAGTTTAGTGGTTAACCTTAAATTAATTAGTGTTTCATCTGTAGTTTggatttaatcaattaataattAGGTTATTGCAAGGATGGTAATAGAggttttgaatattattttgtttagttGGGCATGGATTTGGCctaatctcaaatctatctGTTGCATTAACTTATCTCTTAAAACACAATCAATAGAAAATCATCTTTGACAATCAGTAAAAGATTTCAATATACATGCATGGTGGTGAGGGGGTTTGGGTTGAATAAAAGTGAAGCAACTTTTGATTTCCAAACAGTTCAAACTTTTAGCCAGAAAATGTGGAAAGGTGACACTGATGCTTGTGTATCTTCAAAATGGGGACTTTTCATTGGGAACTGGGAAGGATCATTTTGGTCCACATAATATGGAATTTGTTTAGCcactgattttttttaaataataataattcaaagttagtttttATTGATGCAGGTTAAATAATAGAGCGATGATTAGATTGTAACTAATCTCCATACCCCTTTCTCtacattaaaatattaattattttttataaaaagatgtCACGTGATAAATTTTTATTGAGTACAGTAGGTGTTGCACAATAGATGGGGTGGCTCGGCTGCACTTGagtattttcataaataataatactCATCGGAAAGAATGCACCTCTGACCTATTTTAGATgcccaaaataaaaaatgtcccCTCGAAATTGATATTATGGACAGTAAAGTTACAAATTTGCCATTCctttaaacttttttctttctttctctttccttctttttctttttcggaGTGACCACAACTTCGTCGGCATACTTTGgcgaaattttattttcaacttgTCCGACTGACCAACTCCGGCGAAattttttctcttctatttttttcttctttgcgACCAACTACGAAAAAACCACGCACCAACTCCGGTtgtgagagagaagagaaaggAGAGTGATCTGTGaatgagaaagaaaagagaaagcgAGATACAAAGCAGAGAGTGGTTTGTGAGTGAGGAAATGaagagagagcaagagcgaATGGTAAAGAAAAACTacgttttaaaaaaatgatggaatttttatttttctcttaaaatttaGGCCATACATACAAAAATTCCATATACATTATCATGCAATCAAATACCACGTGTAAATACCTTTGTAAACTTTTTAGCGGAAATGTTATAAAcaatctttttttaataaataaaattaagaattatgaaaggaaaaaaaaactaaaattaaaccaCCTTCAAACAGGGtgtaaaaatgatattttaacataTATTATTATGACGTGGGGCATGAGTAGTGACATTGCGCGTATGAAATAAGAGAACGTGGTTGGTTTGTTAATATTCATTAGTCTGTTTAATGTGTTATGCATAGGAAACATGGAGTCGTAATCCCATCCCAATGTTAGGAAGCAGAGTGGAATTCGATAATGAATCCTCCCCCAATTGCGAATGCCTTTTAATGCAAAACAGAAATCTTTTCAGTAAACGCCGAAATAGATGAATCACTGCCTTTTCCAGTAACCCACATTTCTCTCAAATCCGTTCCTTTGTGTCGCTGTTAGCTTGTATGCTAGGCTGGaattatatatcttttttaagAATATCAAATCAATTTTGACTCCAAGTGTTATATCTCCTTTCATCATAAATTTTTAGTTTCGATGAATTGTACTTCAAATTTAGATGTGTTGCAATTTTACTTCTCTAATAAAGTCGTACttcaaatagtttttaaaaaaattatcgtaCACGTTCAAGATGAAGTAACTCATATGTAcgaaattttaaagaaaaatggcAATAgtgcttacctttttggggggGGTTGAAATTTATGAATGTTAACAAATAATTGAAATCTCATCTCCTTTGAAACACATTCTAAATCTAactcaaatttgaaaaaacacTAGCAAGTTTCTGTATATTTGTATGTTTAGTTCTCCAATTTTAGTTTGGTTTTACAAAACATTTTCTAAAATGTAGCTAAGAAATTAATAGGATTAAAGGTAATTACAATGGCTATTATTCTTAGggttaataattaagtgtataataccatttttaaagaattataagtagaaaaatatttaggtgTAGCAACACTAATCTTTGTACATTTCACCAAATTGTCTAATCATAATGTGTCATGtaacatttttaatttcttcttttgtggtGAGTGAGACTGCATAAAGATTAGTGACTCTTGGGATGCACTCAAATATTATccttacaaatataacaaaatctataaTTATTGCTATAGTCCTATCAACAAATTATGATTTTAAGCtaaagtttggatttttaaGAGAGTTTAATgtcttatatttaaaaacagaaaGCAACAATAGTTTTTTCCCACAGGAGGGGATAGTCCATGGGTTTTTTTTTGTAaggatggttttttttttttttccgaccAAATGAAAAATGAGTACCTTTTTAAATGGAATGAAAAGTGACCTTTTGCTATGTTAGTAAGCTTGTGAATTTACTCACTTGACCCTAAAACTCATCTGCACGGGTCCATACGAATGAGTTCTATTCGATCCTACAAATGTGTATTCGGTGGGAGGTGGTGACACACAACGTTCGATCGTAATTGTTTTTCAAAGCCTTAGAAATTGGATTCCTTAAATATGTTCAACATCAATCAGTCTCCCATAGTTgaactcaaaaaagaaaaaacattaaACATGATGAATGATTAATCAAAactgaaggaaaagaaaatccaCAAATTAACAAGTGTGCACATCAGAGATCCATACCCGCAGAGAAATAAATTCCTGTCCAAATTCAGATGAGCTTAATCAATGTAATGCTAGTAATGTTATGATGGGGGAGAAAATAGAATTATTAAAACGATGTAAAGGATAAAGGACTTCAGTCAAGGAAGAAGAGCACATTGATACATGGGAAATAGCAATCATTTTCTTTAAGACATCCATGGTATTAGAACACACCCTAAGTcaacaaatatatattgaattcCAAAGTACAATTTAGTAGATAAAATACAAAACATCATTTCAAAAGCTGATGGTATGGTTGATCTAAAAAATAAGAAGatttaaaaagttttcatttgcTTTACACTTAGCAAAATGGTAAACTTCCCTCCAAAGTCCAATCAAACCTAAGCCTTCACTACTAACGGCTGGACAGCAGCCAGTATCTGCATTTACATCTCTATGCCTTCACATTTCCTGCTTCCACTCATTCAGCTTAGAAGCTGatcaaatatatttaacttCATCTTTCCTCCTCCATATTTCAGCTAGATGTTACCCTCGTGCAACTTCCAAAATTCACAAGGACAAGAACGAACAACAATCTTGGAGAAGATACCATCCATTTTCAGGGTATGGTCATGTAGTTCCTCCTATACCATTTACAACCCACATATTCCCTCTATGTATTTGCACCAATGAATTATGAAATCATGTCAACAATTCATGACACTATGCAGATTGCAAAATGTTAAATCACCAATCAACCCAAAGACTTAAGCTGATAGGTCAtggtaaattaaattatatcaacACTTTAATACTCCCCCTCACTTGTGGGCTTAAAAGTTTGTAGAAGACCTAACAAGTGGAAAACAATATTAATTGAGGAAGAAATGACATTACAGGAGTTTGAACACATAACATCCTGTTTTGATACAATGTTAAATCATCAATCAATCCGAAATCTTAAGTTGCTGAGTTATGGTAAAGTTAATATATCAACACTTCAATACAAAAGGATCAATTTCTATGGTCAGACTAAATCCATCACACAAGAGACAACTATTAAGGTTTTTGCATATGGATATACGATAACCCACCGTACAACATACAAGTAGGACTATAACAGGTCTTTGATCACGCAACCCTCCAGGGCAAGCAAGAACTGATATGCAATAAACATTTATGAGTTTAACAAACTAGATGGTTATTCTCAAATCTCAAGTCATCAACACAACCGAGCAAATGCCCTTACAGATGGGGGTTGTGGAGATGTCTTGTGGAAGTCTTGTTGTGTGAAATCCCTAATGACCATAGTAGTATAGCAAGCCTGAACTCAACCTAGAAATAATGAATCTTATAGAGTTGAGGATGatgttatttttcaataaaaaggGCCAAATAATTTCTACTTCATAAGGATGATGTTTTATTGAAGCCACTCTACATGAAAAGAtatgaagaaacaagaaactaTCATCTATCATGGACTGAATAAACAGGGACTGATCCAATGTCAAACACAGAAACAAAAACTTTGAAAGCATTTCAAAGCTACGACCGGGTCCAAAATAAGCACGCAGCATGAGCATTCATTTATCTCAGTAGAAAACTAAAAGGAGCACATGATTAATCAAGATGCAGATGCAATTTTCTACAAAGAAGAATAGTGATATTCCTCCACAGAAGGAAATTTATTCAACAAAAGCAACCTTTAGGTAGCTGCATTGGTATCTGTTTTTCAGCTAAAACATGAAATCGATAACTCCAGAACCCCAGGGAGTCTGAACATATGAATTCAAGATAGAAGCAAACGATTTCTCATTGCAAAGCAAGGTAAGAACACAACACTGAGTCAAGTTTTGACAAACTGAATCATGATGCAAATTCAATTATTCAAAAAGCAAAGCTCCAAATTGAAATGAGCGTTGTTTACCATTTGATAACCATGACAAATGTAGAAGTGAGTAATCAACCATTTATAGGCCACTCATTTATCATTGTTCTAGAACAGACAGACAAACGATATTTATAAAATGTCAATCTAAACTTATCGATTCAATACCGATAGCAGCAACAGAacgagaagaaaataaaaagagaacGGAAGGACAACAGgtgaagaaaagagaagagtCAAGCAAGAGAATCGTTCTGTTTCGCTTGTTGCAGTAGCTCTTCTCTAACTCTTCTGATCTCTGCTTCCCTTTCCAATCTCTCTTTCTGCAACAGCAAAGTGGAACACAGAGAAACATTATAAATAATTACAATTTAGATTCCAAAAGTTATATAAGATATCGCATTCAAAGCTAAATAAATCAAGGAATTCGCTGGGGAAACGTTGCCACCTAGGGTTTTCCTTTTTCCCACGCTTCTATGGAGACGTAGCCATCACGTGAAGAAATAACTATAAGAATTATGAAATGAAACATAGGATACAATTAGAGAAATCTGAAGGAGGGGAATTGAAAGATAACCTTTTCGTCTTGACGGAGAGCGATCCAAACATGGAGTTTATCCATTGACTGCCAGAATACGAAGGCCCCCAACGTCATTGCAAAGAACGTCGCTACTTTCaccatcttcttctcttcaacTTGAGAAGCTCGTCTCTTCTACAGAGTGTAATGATCGATAAAACGCGACGCAGAAACTCAGGAGAACAAGGCCAGGAACGGAAGTCGGAGATGGTGGTGAGATGCGAAGATGAATAGATCTCTTCGAGAAATAATCTGATGCTATGAAACTACATGTGCTGAATTTGCAACCTGCCTACATCCAATTTTgagtttattataaaatatttaaatataattaattagtaaGAACAAGTTGCCCCTATAGCTCAGTGGTAGAGCGTCAGTCTTGTAAACTGAAGGTCTGTAGTTCGATCCTGCATGGGGGCATTTCTTTTTATGGTTTTACTAACTTTTAAtgtcatttctttttaattattattttgaggaTGCGATTGTTAGTATAATCGATTAaagctttttattttttatttatttatttttttctttcaaattcactaatttgaTACttatgtaaattttaaaaagagaactttgtaataattctttttcatttaattttttttatttgaggaTTGAATAAGCCTTTTAATTCTAAACgttaaatttaaacaaaaatattttctatttttttaaaaatttattttgaatgtgatgatttgattattctcttaattttaaactttaatttaagtattgattttttttattttatgctaATCTTATTATTAGGGGTGTACatggattggattgggttgggttaaggGTGTTTTTTTGGATTAACCTGAAAATTCAAGTTGGTTTGATTAGAACccaaatgacccaaataaaCTTTCCAACCAAACCCAATATAATTCTTAAAATTCGAGTTTGGTTGGGTAGAGTGTCaagttataacttattttttatttttaatgaaaaatatgtaaatttatatacaatacatgactaataactaagatctcataaaattaaaatgctaaATACTGAATATCTATGATATATATACTTtcttgtttaaagtttgattactaTGTATggattaatttgtgaattttaatatttttcttataaattattatgatatttgtcttgattttttttttatttcatcctAATCTTATTATTAGGAgtgtacatgggttgggttgggttgggttgggttgggttaaggGTGTTTTTTGGATTAACCCGAAAATTCTGGTTGGTTTGATTACAACCGAAATGACCCAAATAAAATTTccaaccaaacccaacccaacccttaaattttgagtttggttggATAGGGTATCaaattataacttattttttatttttaatgaaaaatatataaattataatacaaCACTGACTAATAACTAAGATcccataaaattaaaatgctaaatacctaatatctatgatatttattataactttaaaacaaagacaaattcataacaatttaaaagaaaaatattaaaattcacaaattaatccatataaagtaatcaaactttaaaacaaaaaaagttatatatatatatatatatatatatataattatatatatatatatatatatatatatatatatattcgggtTGGGAtgggtcaacccaaattttctTTCTAGCCAACCTACAACTcaacccaataaaaatagaaaaatccaacTCAACCTAACCCAAGAACAAAAGAGAACTTTGtaataatattttgtgataattcattcttatttaaaaaattttattgaagGATTTAATAAGTCTTTTAattctaaactttaaatttagatttaattgCCACGtcacttactaaattaatgacgaaattcaaaatcatcaaatttgggaccaattaggagttgacatgtgtcctaaATTGAAGTTAAAGACAAATTTCAATGACGCCACGTGTTTTCATCACAAGCGTTGGATTGAGTAAAATTGatttggcccaatttgatattatgatTTAGTCTATAGTTCAGTTAAGCCTAAAAATGGGCTTAATTTGTCCCAAATGCCAAAGCAAGCCCAAATCTAatctaattgggcccaagggccaggcccatggaccaaTCAAGCTCAAGCCCACGAGACCCACTAGAGAACTCTCTATATAGAGAGCTCTCTTCATTTGTGGGGGTTGGCAATTTTACACTCTAGAGAACCTAGAGAGAATTCTACAATCAGGAGACTCCCTCACTACTGAAGCTGTACATCCGTTGAAGACACAAGTCTCCTGAAGATTCAAAGTTTCTTCGAAGACTTCGACTTCAAGAACACCATGTGCTCTGCTCCCTTAAGTCAGGCATGCACATTCAATTGAGAGAGATCAGAGGATCaaatactagagatcgaaccacatcgcatcaaatcaatatcattatcaaccaagttcaactccacgaaatacgtttctcCGAAAACCACATGCGAACTAATTGGCACACCCAGTGAGACATCTCTACTTCCCATCTCTCTCGaaattcaaacaaatcaatggcaccaaagaaagttgcatccaaagTAACTGCTTCAAATGACTCCTACACAGGACCTGTCACCCACAGTCATTCAAAGGAAGTTATGCAGGAGCACAAGCAAAGTTCCGTCATTGTGCACAACATTATGAAATAGATGACAGAGTCTCTTAAAGGTGGGATTTTCATCAAGGAAAATCCTTTGTTTGACAACTCTACTTTTGCTTCTAGCAAGTGAAAGAGAGATCACAACTAGATGTGATTTTTGTCACGATGACGAACGTAATAGCCGAGGCGGCCATTGCTGAAATGGAACGAAAGATAAATTTTCTAATGAAAAAGGTTgaggagcgagatcatgagATCGTTGCCTTGAGAGAACAGATGCAGGCTCGTGAAGCTACTGAGTCGAGCTAGACTCCTATTGCCAAGGAAAATGACAAAAGGAAGATCGTGTTGCAAGAAAACCAACTGTAACAATTTGACGAAGTAAATATGTATAAAACAGAagctaacagaatcattaagcactctaactacacttaatttgagtataAAGCATGcggaaaaacatatttttaacaAAGAGGTTTCAACTTGAATATCTTTGACGATTTCCATGTAATCCTTTGCTATATCTACGAATTAGATCTCCAAATCTTCAGTAGATCCCCAAGAGAAtcctctctactattctcagccttggatttgagtggtAGAACTCTGAATTGAGAGGGACTGAAATGGGTTTTAAGGGAGCTagagaacaaaaatattttttttttttttttttttttttagaaatttcacaaatttCATATTGCATCTCTTTCAATACTCTAAAAATGGAGTATTTAACAAGTTGATTCATGTAAGCACTTACCAATTCAGCTAATTGAAACTTCAATTAATACTTAGATAATAGGCAAGGTATTAAAATGTGGATTAACCCactcaaaatatcaaatttcaaatttttaaaaagaattagatttaattctaaactaaatgaaatttcaatttctaaaattgaatttatgaattggattttgatttaattttaaataattaaataattaataatttaatatcaaatattaaattaataaaacacctaatttaaacctgaatcctattcatgtaatcaatatttaaatcattatttaaatatattaaattctccaattacatttaattttcaataaaattaagcgttaattatttcaaatataattatccataccctaaaaactgaatttgaacattttaaatttcaaactcTAATTTCGAATTTCAATGCTTCAAATTCCCTTaatattctaatccaaggttttatcttttacgagctagtaaagggaccttatagacctacagatcatgagttccaacgatttgagattaatcagataaactctttaatccaaaataatcaatattcgttaactactgagacataccactatagctcgatgttgcactcccctcactgtagatatatttctgtccacatgatttaaccataatcagtaagttgatccttcacaggtcgttcgtatttatagctaggtcaaaattaactttttgcccctgtaaatacatcttgctccttaagttacCACTGAtcttctattgaacaattggtttatatctaactaataaaccatatctctctcgatcatgagagggcagggctcctttgttcaagaccagtaATCAACACTTATGGGAACAACCTATATGTTAACcataaattgggtaggagtgaatttcatcttgcagaactatgtccccagctggtcttatccctaaaatgggaggcttattgagcagtgttgttgaactactctcacttatgcagatcaaaggataatcctaactaaacaggaattcatagttaactcaggattatgatcaagttaccctaggtcatcgaattcaaatagtcaattttaacagtaaatggtcgttataaagaaaagtgactgtttggtggtccggtcttatgcaaatgtCTTTTTTATAGGATgccttcactcgcatgtctccaatgAACGatttcaagatcacatcgtttgtatcagtaCACAAAGTAggtcacatccatagtgtccccaagatgaggtactcaatctcatccatatacttatagaccttttaggatatatactataacttgatcctctgttatgtctctacataaagttaaagtattcatactatagtcatgggttcatttattttattttataacagaatgcaatttcaataataattttatcgataaatagaatatgtttccaaaattacgaatgcgagttttaggacattcccaacaatcttctacttgaactaaaacttcagtgggttatagatatatacaatgttgagaaaagagaaaatacaataaactagggcatctatataccTTTGActttcttccacttgccctagatttatgaagctcGTAGTACCAGTCTAACCatgtgaccctcaaacactttagctgtgagggccttca
This genomic window from Benincasa hispida cultivar B227 chromosome 4, ASM972705v1, whole genome shotgun sequence contains:
- the LOC120075596 gene encoding uncharacterized protein LOC120075596, with protein sequence MVKVATFFAMTLGAFVFWQSMDKLHVWIALRQDEKKERLEREAEIRRVREELLQQAKQNDSLA
- the LOC120075598 gene encoding LOW QUALITY PROTEIN: vignain-like (The sequence of the model RefSeq protein was modified relative to this genomic sequence to represent the inferred CDS: substituted 1 base at 1 genomic stop codon) — protein: MHCDINSSNILLIHHTTHTPLSXFYQIIMAIIKFLLLPLLLIVLISGFAESFEFDEKELATEESLWKLYERWGNHHTISRDLKEKHKRFKVFKENVNHVFTVNQMNKPYKLKLNKFADMSNYEFVNFYARSNISHYRKLHGRRREGTSGFMYEEATDLPSYIDWRERGAVNGIKEQGRCGSCWAFSSVAAVEGINKIRTNQLLSLSEQELLDCNYRNEGCNGGFMEIAFDFIRRNGGIATENSYPYHGSRGLCRSSRISSPIVKIDGYESIPENEDALMQAVANQPVSVAIDAAGRDFQFYWQGVFDGYCGTELNHGVVAIGYGTTEDGTDYWIVRNSWGVGWGEEGYVRMKRGVEQPEGLCGIAMEASYPIKF